The genomic DNA GACATGTCCTACCATTCTACTTGGTGCTATTTGCTTTCATAGCACTTAATCCTGgaacaaattataaattaatgtCTTTATTATGCTTAGTGCTTACTGTCCTGTCTTCTACCTCACACCAGAATGTAAGCTTCACaaaggcagagatttttgtctgctttttccccactgatggacacttaataaatatttgctaaaggaATGAATGCTAGAcaagaaaaaactataaaaaatatatgtcataTCACTGCCAGCAAAGATTTAGGAATTTGCAAATCGGCAGGTCAAATAATTTGCTAAACAAAGCTATTTACTTCCTAAAGGAAAAGCTGTTTTACCCTGAAATCAACCTTCCACAAAGTTTCTTAGTGAGGAGgtgtttcccatttttaaattttctgagacCTATTTAGAAAGGACTCTGGCTGTCCCAATATCGCCTCATTCTGGAGGCTGCCCCACATGGAAACTTGTCCACCAAACACAGCTAATACACTGTGTCCAATCCCAGCAGAAAGAGACCCACATAAGTAATGTTTTTTCCTCTGAGTTTATATGCAAATGACTCCCAAATTGGGAATATGGTCCAATGTCTCATTCAAGTTTTGATTCAAACTTTGACGGGTGTCCTGGGACTCTATGCACTACGCACAGTTGGCAAGAGTCATTTTTCATTATCCTAGCAAATCTAAAAGAAGACAACTTATCTGGCCCAAGAGGATAACTTTCTACAGGAGATACTCAGACACTGGAAAAACATCAATAATTAACAGCAACAGTTACCTATAAAAATCCTGAATCTGTAATTATTATATTCCTGGTTTGTTTTCTTAAGTAAgatatgtggaaaaataaatactagaaaCTTTCTATTCTACTAACACAGAAACTTACAAAGTTTCATAAGTGTATGTTGCCAAGTGGGAACTCAGAAAAGTACACATGGAGGTTTGTGAAATAGCATCAGGGGTCTGGAGAGTCCCAGGAGGGTGTAAAATCTAACAAGCAGATGCCCAGGCATTCCTATCCCCCCAGATAAGGAACTACCCTCTTCCCTTATTCTCTGCGGGGTGAGACAatctgcacccagatgcccaaaaataaatagcattttgctgCACCTAAGGCTTGATGCGCGTGTCTTTCTCCTCTGGACCTAGCACATATTATTCAACTAGAGAGACAATATCCCTCTCAAATGTAATTTAGGAACTGATCCAAATTTCTCTCAATCTCAGCCCTTTTCACATAGgtctaggctggtctccaactactGGAGACTGGGTCTCCTCCTCCGGAGGGTTGTCTTTTTGGTCACACCTAGGGGTGTGACTAACTAGGGAGCCTTTTCAGAAGGGGAACAGTTTCCAGTTTCTGGCCTAATTTCCAAGAGACtaatattaagtttaaaatagtACTGTACgcaaaaaattaaacaagggATCCAAATGCAGATTCTAAACACTTGAGTGAATGAGTATTTTGACTCAATGTTCTCTTCTGCAAATGTGAGAGAAATACACACAAAATTTCAAGTATGACATATCTAAAATCAAGTCCACTTTAAAACCTGCACAAAAGTCTTCCTAATCAATAGTTCCCAATATCTCACATTATCATCAAAATATTGAGCCTGTAAGGCTCTCCTTAAAGTGACCAAAGGGGTGTGTGCGTCTAAAATCTGGTAGCAATATACGCACACAGCTGAAAGGGAAACAACTTGAAAGCATGGCccgcgcagtggctcaagcctgtaatcctaggactttgggaggctgacgcaggaggattgcctgagtgaggccaggagttccagaccagcccgagcaagaacaagatcccctctctaaaaaaaaaagaatggaaaaattaaccaggctggtggcgtgagcctgtagtcccagctactcaggaggctgaggcaggaggatcgcttgagcccaggagtttgcggctgcagtgagctaggctgacgccacggcactctagccagggtgacaagagtgagactctgtctcggaatcGGGGTGTGGGGGGGGAAGCAGGGAACAACATAAAAGCCTGTAAATACTGCGGAGAAAGAACCCTCAAAAcggaaaaagtaaaaagaggtcACGAGGACAATTTACATAACTTATAACAAGGGACAGGGCGCTCCCGAGTCTGTCTGCAAATAACTCCTCCTTCCCACAGGGAAAAGGACATCTCCTACAATCACAAGAAGGCTGTGCCTTCTGGAGCTTTTCTAAATATGTCTCTTACaaactcttcttaaaaaaaaaaaaagaaaagaaaagaaaagaaaagcgaGAACGCGTGGCGCAGGTGATATTCCGTCTTCAAACTCGGCAGAAGTCAACAAAGAAAAATCCCAGGGCGCAAACCACCAGAGCCCCTGGATCTTGGCGCCCCTCGTGCAGGTGGGCGCAGCGCCCCCAGCCAGCGGCCCCCCGCCCGGCGTCGCGAGACAGTCCCcgggcggcggcagcagcagcagcgccacAGACCGACCGACCGACAGACCGGCTCTTCCCTCGCGTTATGTAACGATTCCTCCTCGGCCAGGTCGCCTGGGCCGGCGGGGCACCGCATGACGCACCGCAACCGCTGGGACCGAGTTTACGGTTCGAGGCCGCGCCGGACGGCTTTCCCACAGGCAAGCGCTCCTCAGAACCGACGGCGCTCGGAGGAGCCCGCCCTCGGGTCGGCGAgggcccggcccgccccgccagGCAGCACCTCCCGTCCCTCCGGACCTGCCCCTGGAGCACCTGCCGCGTGCCCGGCGCCCGCGGGGCCCACGCCCGCCCCCGAGGCCGGCCAGGGCCCCCCGCACGCGCCGCGCCGCGCCCGTCCCCGACGACACGTCCCACTTTCCTCCGGCGCCGGGCGCCCTGCCAAGCGCGCCGGGACCCGCGGGCGCGGAGGGCGGCCGCCCGCACTCACTGTTGTACTGCACCCCCTTGGCGAAGCGCCTCTGCAGCGCCTGGTTCATGGACTGCAGCCCCGCGGGGATGTTCTTGTCCCGGCCCGGGGCCTGCTCCGACCCCACCAGTTTCTTCAGGGCGGAAAACATCTTCCTGCTCAGACGTCCGAGCCCCGGCGCGGCCGGCGAGCTCAGCGGCGGCGCGGCGTGGCTCGCACCATGTCCCGGCGGCCCGGGCCTCCCCGCGGCCGGAGCCGGCGCGGCCACAGGCCGGGGTCCCGGCGGCGGGGCGCGGCCTCCAGCGGCACCTCGGGTACTTCAGTCGCGGCAACTCCGCTCCGGGCCCCGCGGCCCCTGGCGCAGCCGCTCTCCGCCGGTCCGCGCCGCCATCTTGGCGCCGGCTGCGCGGGGCGCGCGACTACGGGGCGGCGCGAGGGCCACGGCGGGGTTGCGCATGCGCACACCCAGTTCCGGCGCCGGCCGCGTCGGCTCTGCTTCCGGCTCCCGCCCCGCTCCCGCCGGCTTCCCTGCGCCGGCCCGCGACCTGGGCTGTTTCCTCCGAGCCCCTGTCGCCCAGCGAGCCGGGCGGTcctggaaaaatgtttatttgtgtAACGAAGCGGGGCGGGCGGGGCTACTTCTTCTTCTTCACCTTCCCCACCTTGAGCTTCCCCTCGATCAGCTGCTGGGCCTGCCCCTTGATCTCGGCGCGCGAGGGCACGTAGCTGTGGTCCACGTCGGCGAACTGGAAGGTCTCTGCGGGCGGACGGGCGGGATCCCGAGTGGCCCCGCTGTCCCCTCGCGCCGCCCCCAGCCCGCGGCCCCGCCAGGCACCGGGCCCCTCCTCTCGGGAACACTCAGTGGGATTTTGCCATGGCTTCACCCCCGCACACACATCACTAAGCCCCTCCTTCGTGAAAGTCCGCGGCGCAACACACCCCGCGGCCCCCACTGCCCTCCAGGACGTCCTGGGCGAGGGGAGGCGGCACCACCCCGCCACCCTCGCGCCCCTGGGGCTGAGCGCCTGGGCCTGTACCGATCATATCCTCCTCCAGGTCCTCAAAGCTGATCCTGGTGTTGTGCTTCTCCTTCAGCGTGGACGACTCGAGGGCGTCCCTCACCATCGTGTTGACCTGTGGGGCAGCCCCGTTCAGCTGTGGCCCTCCCTGAGCGGACAGGCCTTGGGGACGGCTCCTGGCCCAGCCTACCTCCTCGGTCCTGGAGAAGGCCTGCACTCGGTCGATCAGCCACATGAGCTTCCCCTCGCAGTACTCCAGCTTGCTGTACAAATCGAGGGTGTCGGGGACCACCGCTTCTTTCTGCAGGCCGGGAGAGGGGCTCATCTCCCCTCTGGCCCTACGGGGACCTGTGTACAGGCAGCTCCCCCACTCCATACCTGGATAGAAGACGGGGCCACCCCGACCAGCCGGATGTAGAGGTTGTCGATGCCCATCTGGAGGGTTAGCAGTAGCTTCTGGCTCTTGGTCAGGTTGGCGTAGGCCACCTGGAGCCTTTCCTGTTCCCCTCTCAGTGTGTCCTTCATCTTCTTCTCAATGGAGTTATAGCTGGGGGTGGCGATGGGAGCACAGTGATGAGCGGCCCCTCAGGAAGCTGGGTGCTGTCCTCAGGTCAGGGTCGGGCTCAGATGTTGGCCGTGGGTCCCCTGCTCATTTGCAGGGGTGAGCACGcttccagcccagccccagcccataGGGGCTGTTTGTGAGGCGTCTGGGGTGGCCCAGCCGCCCTGGAAGCCCTGGGGCACCTGACAGAATCCGGCGCCTGGTGGAACTTGAGCACTGCCTCCTCCAGCTGCAGCTTCTTGGCCAGGGCCTCCAGCTGCCTCCGCCTCTCCTCACAGTCCTCCATCTGCAGCTGCAGGTTCTCCTCTGTGTTCTTCTGGGCCAGGAACCGGCCAGCGATGTCCTGGCCggtccaggagagagagaggcaggtgaAGGCTCCACAGAACTGGCTTCCTCTGGGGCCCTCCCAGTGGCCAGCATAGATTGTCTGCACTCAGGGCTTAGTGATAATGTGAACTGCTGCCAGCATCATGGGCTTGTGAGGAGCCAGCCAGGGGGTGatgcgcttttttttttttttttttctaattttagagacagagtctcactctgtcatccaggctagagcccagtggcatcatcatagctcgctgcaacctcaaacccctgggctcaaatgatcctcctgcctcagccaccagagtagctgggactacaggtaccccCTGGCAGGGGTGAAGCACTTTGCGTGGGAGAGAGGGTGGATAACCCCAGGAGAGACAAGGAGACCACCGCTGAGGGACGTTCTGTCACTTTGAGTCACTTGTCTGACCGTGAACAAGCTTGTGTCAGGACCTAATAATAAACCCAGATGGAATTAAAATGAAAGGCAGGAGGTGGAGACAGCTGCCTGCTGTGAGTGTCAGATTGGGAAGAGACTGGGGGTTGGAAGCAGAGGCCACATCCTTGGCCTCTGGATCCTCAAATTCTGGCAGGTGCCCTGCTGCGCTTGGAGTGGGGATGGGATACGCAGCTTAGTCCCGAGAGTGTCCTCTGCCCCGAACCTGCTCTGCGGGTCCCAAGTCTCCTTCCAGtcctgggagcagcagggctggcCCTGAAGGTTCGGGGTCCTCCGAGAGAGCTACAGCTTTCTGTGTCCATTCCAGGGGGCCTGCAgaccccagcccagctcagcccggGGAGCGCAGGGAACATTACCCAGAGGTGGGAGCACCGCACAGCAGTCTTGACTTTATCCACGAGAGCGGTCACATCCGTCTGGTATTCAATGTCAGTTGTagaggtttcttttttcctcactgGCAGAGGGGAAGAGGCTGTCAGCATGCAAGGACGACCAGGGGCTCTGTGCGAGGCCATCAGACGCCCAGTGTCTAGAAGGCCACCCAAGCAGCTGATGCCCTCTAGCTGGGGCCCTGCACCTTTACCTGCTATCTGCCTGGTTGGGATGCTCCAGGCAGCCCCAGTGCAGGGGAGGGCCTGGCACCGTGGGGCTTAGTGATGCTCCTCAGAGGCAGCTTGGGGTCCAGGGGACTCATCCCCTCTGAGAAGTCACTGAGTGACAGAGTCCTGGGGTGGCAGGACAGCATTACTGTGGCCATAATCACCCACAGGCTGTCAGCCTATGCAGGGGTCgttggggacaggcaggggctcGTCTGTGTCCCTCACCCCAGTGACTGCATGGTACACCTGCCTCAGGGTGGCCTTGACTGGGTTGCCTGAGCCAGTGCTGGCCTCTCAAGACCCTGGccgggggcaggcagggagcggagCACTTGCCTCTCGGGGTATCTATGCTCATCAGGTTGGTAGGGAAGTCCAGGTCCGTCTGGCCCTgatggcagagggaggaggaggagggtgagccATGCCCTCTGCAGGGGGTGGAGCGTCCACTCAGCAGGGGTGGTggaggggccaggcctggggctcaCCCGGCGGTACTTTTCACTGGTCTCCTTGGTATGGATCTTGTCAATCAGCTTCTTCTGCTGGTTGAGCCGATTCTCCCGTGCCCTGCGCTCCTCGATGAAGTTCGCCTCCTTTTGCCTCATGTTCCTCTGGGGACAAGGCGGGGCTGTCTCACCAAGGCCCCCCTTGGTACTGAAGCCCGTGGGTGGGCGTCAGCCCTCATCTTAGACTTTGGAACAGCACCCAAGGCTGTGGGCCATGCCTTCTTCCCAAACCAACAGTGCTGCCGGCTCCACCACCACCTGCTTCCCAGAGTCCTCTGGGACCCCTGGCTCACACGCGCCCAGTGTTCCCTCTCCAGCTCTAAACACTAACTCATTGTCCCGTCAAACCTGGTCTCTCCCAGTGCATCCTGCTTTGGTCGCTAAAGCCACCATCCATCTGCCCCTGCCTCCACGTCCTGGGCACTGCCTCCCTCACCATTGCCGTCGTCACAGCTCACCAGGGTTACCTCTTAGAGGCTTCTTTGCTCCGTGTACTTCTGGCCACCCCCACTCCCCCTCTGGCCTGCCCAAGTGACCAGCATTTCTGCCCTGGCACTGTCCAGTCCCTGCAGCTAGAACACACCCTTTTTGAAGCACAAATCTGGTCATGTCCCTTCCATCTCCTCCCAGGGCTCCAGGTGAGGAGTTTGGCCCTGCTGGCCCCACTGTCTCCACTGACTCCTGGGGACAGAACCTTTTGGACTTTCTCTGCCCCCAGCCATGTCACCTGCATGTCATGCTTCTCCCAACCCCACACCTCTGCCTTCGTTGTCTCTCCTCCTGCCAAGTTCCGGCTACCCCTGTCCCTGCTCGTTCATTCCTTCAGAGCCCAGCTCGAGCCCTGCCTCCTTGGAACAGGCTAGTACCCCAGGATGGGCACCCACGGCGGCCAACACCTTGTTGCCACCCTGGCCCGGCAGCTGCGCAGCATTTTCTCATAGAACATGGGACTAGCAGCTGCCTCCTTTGCTGCCTGCTCCAGGAGGAGGAGCTGCATCCCCAGGGCCCTGTGGGGGCCTCGCACAGATGGGGTGAATGGGTGACCCCACCCTGGCCAGGCTGACTCTCCCTCCCGCCTACCTCATGGCTTCTGTGCCCAGTGGGACCCCCTCTGTCCTGTGGGTGagcagaggctgggggctggctgCTGGGTCCCTCCAGGGGTTGTAGGCAGTGTGGGCGTGGGGGTCTCCTGATGGACCGATGGGGCCAGATGGGTCTGGGAGAGCCAGCCCTGGAGGCCCTCAACCCCGGGCCCCCAGCTCACCTTGACCTCATCTGTGATCATCATGGCGTCTTGGGACATGACCGTCATATCCGACAGCTCAGAGCAGTAGCTGGTCACAAGATTCTGCAGCTTGTCCAGCTCTGTGGGGTATACCACCAGCACCTGTGAGGGCAAGGGCAGGTGGGCACAGGGGCCACAGGCAGCTCGAGTGCGTCCCCTCCACGATGGCTTCTGGGCTacggccccagcccccagccgggCACCGAGCAGGTGAAAGGAAGTGTTTCGGGAGGGGCAGACAGCCGTGGCCTGGTGGACTCTTCTGCGGCCCAGAGACACTGAAAAAGGTAGTGAGTGAGATGTTCTGCCCAGGAAAGGCTGGCTGAAACCCAGGGAGGCACTCTGCTTGGGAACAGCTTTCGTCTGAAGTGAAGCCAAGGGTCAGAGTCAGGGCTCAGGCCAAGGCTGCTTCAGACTAGATAACTGTGTGAagttgggaaagttacttaacctctccggGTGTCCCTATCTGTAAAAGGTGATAGATAATGGCTCTTTCAGAAGGTTGTTGTCAGGATCAATTGAGAATGTAAAATTAAGTATTTAGCCCAGACCTGCTGCATAAAGGTCCAAGATAGCTTTGCTATTAGTATTTTGGTTTTAATGACTATAAATGTCgaatttttgtcagtttttaaaaaacatggaaGACTacgggaatttttttttttttttgagtgtgtaTATTCTAAAAAGAAGAggaggctgggtacagtggctcaaacctgtaatcttagcattttgggaggccgaggcaaaaggattgcttgaatgaggccaggagtttgagaccaatctgagtaacatagcaagaccttgtctctacaaaaataaaaacaaaaattagccaggggcgGTGGTgtcacctgtattcccagctactggggaagctgaggcaggaagattacttgagcccaggagttcgaagctgcagtgagctatgattgacaccactgcactccagcctgggtgacagagtgagaccctatctctaaaaaataaatttaggctgggtgtggtggctcacacctgtaatcctagcactctgggaggttgaggagggtggatcgtttgagctcaggagtttgagaccagcctgaggaagagtgagaccctgtctctactaaaaaaatagaaagaaattagctggacaactaaaaaaaaaaaaaaatatatatatatatatatatatatatatatatatttagctgggtgtggtggtgcatgtctgtagtcccagctacttgggaggctgaggcaaaaggatagcttgagcccaggagttggaggttgctgtgagctaggctgatgccacagcactctagcccggacaacagagcgagactctgtctcaaaataaataaataataaaataaattttaaaaagtaagaagaagGTGCTACCAGGGGGACATAAAGCACCCAGGTGTAGGTGGGGTGTGGGAGGGGTAGGCCAGGAAGGAAAGGTGGGTAAGGCCTCCAGGTGAGACCCCAGGACcaggggctgaggcaagagggacAGGCAGTAGGAGGAGGGACAGCAGGGACAGGACTGGAGGGGCAGGACCCCAGCAGGAAACAGCTGCAGTGCCCCAGCCATcctcacccccacacacactgcactTCCACCATGTGGCTGTGCCACACACCACCCTCCAGGCTCCCCTTTGCCCAGCTGTAGGGGGAGGGTGTCTGGGGGGCTCCCCTACCACTTCCCAGGCTCTCTGCTCCTGcagcccctctctctccctgccccatccctgcTGCTCTTCTCAGCactgtcccccagcccctcctgtctTCCTCCTACTCCTCATCTACTGTCCACAGGCCTGTGCTCTGCTTCGTGGGAGGCCGAGGGGCAGGGCTGGCGGTGGGGCTGGCTCGAGTGGGGAGCAGACCCTTCCACGTGCAGAAGGCGCCCTGCCTTGTAATATATTAGGGGGCCCAGGCAATGAAAAAGTACAAAGGAGCCCAAACCATTTAAAAAGTACAAGCAAGTCCAAGGGGTTCTGATGCGCCCACGACGTGCTTTTCTGGATTAGCAAACGGTCAAGTTTGTAAAGGAGTGTCCCGCTTAGCTGGTTCCCAAAGCAGGACTCGGTCTTCCTGCGGGCCCTGGGGGAGCGGCGGgtgccagccctggccctgcccctccgGGCCGCCCTCTACTGGTGGGGGGCTCACTTGCTTCAGGTAGTCCAGCAGGTCCACGTACAGCAGCTGCACGTGCTGGCTCGTGGTGATCTTGATCACTGTCTTTTCGATGTTGTTCTCCAGCTGGCGAATGACCTGGCGGCGGACCGCGGGCACCTCGAGAGTGCGCGGGGACTGGCAACCGGGGGCCCAGGGGCCCGCCCCAGGGCGTCGGGCTGGGCTTtttccgggggtggggggtggggaggggtgcttGCCTCACGCCGCCCCTTCCTCCCGCTAGCCCCGCCCCCGCTGCGGCCCCGCCCCCAGAGACTCCGCCCTCCCCGgggccccgccctccccggggccccgccctccccggggccccgccctccccggggccccgccctccccggggccccgccctccccggggccccgccctccccgggGCCTGGCGCCCGGCCacctgcagcagctgctgctcctCCTTGCTGCCGTCCGGGTAGCTGTTCAGGCCTGCCAGCTCCAGCTGCATGTTCTCCAGCTTCTGCCCGCGCCGCCGCACCAGGTGGATCAGCACGTTGTGCACGTTCACGCGGTCGAAGACGTACTTGCGCAGCCTCTCCCGCGCCACCTGCTCGGGAGGGCACGATCCGCGCGTGGGTGCGGGGTAAGGGGCGCCGCAGAGTGCCAGGAGCCGGCAGGGGAGGGACACGTCCGTGGCCACCCCGCAGGGACgcagggccggggctgggcaTCCCAGCTCTGTGGTAGAGTAGGTGAGGAGGGCCCAGGACTCCCTAGCTGGCCAGAGAGCCAGAGGGGCCCCGCTGCAGGAGGTGGATTGCTCTGCCCTCGCGGGCTTAGCGGGGCGCGCAGGCAGGGTgtcggggtggggtggaggtccTTCAGagggccgcccctgcccctgccccgttACCTCCACGGTGCTGCGGCAGTGCGCCAGCCTCAAGAGCGTGTCTTTCCCGCAGGCCCTGGACACGGTCCACTGGTCGCACTGTGGAGGGCGGTGGCTGAGTCGGAGCGCCCCTGCGGGAACCCCCAGCCGCAGCCCCGCAGGCGTCCTCCTCAGGGCCCCGTCAGGCCCTGCTGCGGGCCCTACCGGCATCCCAGCTCTGTGGTAGAGTAGGTGAGGAGGGCCCGGGACTCCCTAGCTGGCCAGAGAGCCAGAGGGGCCCCGCTGCAGGACGTGGACCCGGAGGTGGCACCCTCACGGGGTGCGTGGGGAGGAACCTGCGGCCACGCTGCTGGGCTGACTGGAGCCCCTTCCGGGATGCACCCCGGCTCCAGAAAGATTGGCAGGGGCCCCCTCACGcccaggcagctgggaggggtggggctcGTGCACCTTCTTGGCCAAAGCCCAGTCATGGATCCCGCGGCGGATGTTGCCACGCAGGAGGGTTATCGTGGCCTTGTTCTGGGCTGACTTCTCTTTCATGCCCTGGATCTGGAGCGTCCGACATTGCTCTgcgggcagaggggacagggtggCCAGGATGTAGGCTagggccccccgccccccagcccggaatcccccagggaggggctggcatCAGGGCTCTGTCCTCCCATCCTGGCCCTGGGGACAAGGCTCCACTGCTTATCTGAGAGGCTCTCAGTGGCCAGGGTGTGgcagtggggaggctgaggccaaggaCAGGGGTGAGGTGTCGGTGTCCTGTGGTCCTTCCAGAGCTGCTGCCCACAGAGGCAGGTGGGTTCCTTCTGGCTTTGGGGCCCATTTGCTTGTATGCCCACGAATCTCCTTGAaacacaccccccccccatgggAGGTCCCTTTGATCCCTCCCCCAGGCCTCGTTAGGAGTGGGCAATAGAGTGTCTGCTTGCCCTTCCACCTCCTGGTGTTAAAACTGAAAGTTCTGCTCCCAGAACCCCAACCACAGGTGGGCCAGGGCAGCTGGTCGGCCTACCCTGGAGTCGAGTGATGGTCCTCAGCTCCTGCGTCTGCTCCTCCACATCTGCCTCGCTGAGGCTCTTCATGGTGGCCCTCATGGTCCCCCAGGGACCCTGTGCACCTCCCACGTTCCTCCG from Microcebus murinus isolate Inina chromosome 12, M.murinus_Inina_mat1.0, whole genome shotgun sequence includes the following:
- the CCDC183 gene encoding coiled-coil domain-containing protein 183 encodes the protein MRATMKSLSEADVEEQTQELRTITRLQEQCRTLQIQGMKEKSAQNKATITLLRGNIRRGIHDWALAKKCDQWTVSRACGKDTLLRLAHCRSTVEVARERLRKYVFDRVNVHNVLIHLVRRRGQKLENMQLELAGLNSYPDGSKEEQQLLQVIRQLENNIEKTVIKITTSQHVQLLYVDLLDYLKQVLVVYPTELDKLQNLVTSYCSELSDMTVMSQDAMMITDEVKRNMRQKEANFIEERRARENRLNQQKKLIDKIHTKETSEKYRRGQTDLDFPTNLMSIDTPRVRKKETSTTDIEYQTDVTALVDKVKTAVRCSHLWDIAGRFLAQKNTEENLQLQMEDCEERRRQLEALAKKLQLEEAVLKFHQAPDSVSYNSIEKKMKDTLRGEQERLQVAYANLTKSQKLLLTLQMGIDNLYIRLVGVAPSSIQKEAVVPDTLDLYSKLEYCEGKLMWLIDRVQAFSRTEEVNTMVRDALESSTLKEKHNTRISFEDLEEDMIETFQFADVDHSYVPSRAEIKGQAQQLIEGKLKVGKVKKKK